A genome region from Chloroflexia bacterium SDU3-3 includes the following:
- a CDS encoding ABC transporter ATP-binding protein, which yields MSPRVRKFFSYYRPHWRLLLADLACAMVVAAIALVLPLCARHITSVLLAAPTPDAPRQIAMVGLLMLALIAVYAICNMFVDYQGHMMGTMMERDLRAELFAHYQRLSFRFYDEQRTGQLMTRLTSDTFAMGELYHHGPEDVVLSLIKFVGTFVILLAINVPLTIILFLFLPPMAAYAFYFNRRAGRALRACSDRVGDINAQAEDTLSGIRVVQSFTNEPLEQQKFEQHNQRFVASYRLAHREDGYLYNGMVAFTQILTAAVIVLGGVWVASGALALADLLTYLLYVGIIIEPIRTALNFARLYQEGMAGFRRVMEALEVQPDIQSPPGAARPHAVRGQISLRDVSFGYRAGGLVLSGVSLDIGAGEYVALVGPSGAGKTTLCSLIPRFYDVTAGAVTLDGRDIRTLDLRALRESIGIVAQDGYLFAGTVADNIRYGRLDATLDEVVAAARQAGAHDFIMGLPQGYQTDVGQRGVRLSGGQKQRISIARVFLKNPPIIIFDEATSALDSESERAVQESLERLARNRTTLVIAHRLSTIRNAQRIVVLTEGGIREQGTHEELVDADGLYASLYHTPLRL from the coding sequence ATGAGTCCGCGTGTCCGCAAGTTCTTTTCCTACTACCGCCCCCACTGGCGGCTGCTGCTGGCCGACCTAGCCTGCGCCATGGTGGTGGCGGCCATCGCCCTGGTTCTGCCGCTGTGCGCCCGCCACATCACCAGCGTGCTGCTGGCCGCGCCCACACCCGACGCGCCGCGCCAGATCGCCATGGTCGGCCTGCTGATGCTGGCGCTGATCGCGGTCTACGCGATCTGCAACATGTTTGTGGACTACCAGGGCCACATGATGGGCACCATGATGGAGCGCGATCTGCGCGCCGAGCTGTTCGCCCACTACCAGCGGCTCTCGTTCCGCTTCTACGACGAGCAGCGCACCGGGCAGCTGATGACGCGCCTCACCAGCGACACCTTCGCCATGGGCGAGCTGTACCACCACGGGCCGGAGGATGTGGTGCTGTCGCTGATCAAGTTTGTGGGCACCTTTGTCATCCTGCTCGCGATCAACGTGCCGCTGACGATCATCCTGTTCCTGTTTCTGCCGCCGATGGCCGCCTACGCCTTCTATTTCAACCGCAGGGCTGGCCGCGCGCTGCGGGCCTGCAGCGACCGCGTGGGCGACATCAACGCCCAGGCCGAGGATACGCTGTCGGGCATTCGCGTGGTGCAGTCGTTCACCAACGAGCCGCTAGAGCAGCAGAAGTTCGAGCAGCATAACCAGCGCTTTGTGGCCAGCTACCGCCTGGCTCACCGCGAGGATGGCTATCTCTACAACGGCATGGTCGCCTTCACCCAGATCCTCACCGCCGCCGTGATCGTGCTGGGCGGCGTGTGGGTGGCGAGCGGCGCGCTGGCCCTGGCCGACCTGCTGACCTACCTGCTGTATGTGGGCATCATCATCGAGCCGATCCGCACCGCGCTGAACTTCGCGCGGCTCTACCAGGAGGGCATGGCGGGCTTCCGCCGCGTGATGGAGGCGCTGGAGGTGCAGCCCGACATCCAGAGCCCGCCCGGCGCGGCGCGGCCCCACGCGGTGCGCGGCCAGATCTCGCTGCGCGATGTGAGCTTCGGCTACCGCGCGGGCGGGCTGGTGCTGTCGGGTGTCTCGCTCGATATCGGCGCGGGCGAGTACGTGGCGCTGGTCGGCCCCTCGGGCGCGGGCAAGACCACGCTCTGCTCGCTCATCCCGCGCTTCTACGACGTGACGGCGGGCGCGGTCACGCTCGACGGGCGCGACATCCGCACGCTCGACCTGCGGGCGCTGCGCGAGAGCATCGGCATCGTGGCGCAGGATGGCTACCTGTTCGCCGGGACAGTGGCCGACAACATCCGCTACGGGCGGCTCGACGCCACGCTAGATGAGGTGGTGGCGGCGGCGCGGCAGGCTGGCGCGCACGATTTTATCATGGGGCTGCCGCAGGGCTACCAGACGGATGTAGGCCAGCGCGGCGTGCGGCTCTCGGGCGGGCAGAAGCAGCGCATCAGCATCGCCCGCGTGTTCCTGAAAAACCCGCCGATCATCATCTTCGACGAGGCCACCAGCGCGCTGGACAGCGAGAGCGAGCGGGCCGTGCAGGAGTCGCTGGAGCGGCTGGCCCGCAACCGCACCACCCTGGTGATCGCCCACCGCCTCTCGACCATCCGCAACGCCCAGCGCATCGTGGTGCTGACCGAGGGCGGCATTCGCGAGCAGGGCACCCACGAGGAGCTCGTGGATGCCGACGGCCTCTACGCCAGCCTCTACCACACGCCGCTGCGGCTGTGA
- the glgX gene encoding glycogen debranching protein GlgX, producing MTSILPGDPYPLGATWDGQGVNFALFAEHATGVELCLFDSPESPTETVRIPIGSQTDQVWHVYVPGIGPGQLYGYRVSGPYDPFHGLRFNQHKLLVDPYAKALTGDIAWHDAVFAYPIGAPEGDMLPDQRESAPHMPRCVVVDPAFDWGNDAAPRTPLHESIIYELHVKGFTKLHPEVPANLRGTYAGLGHAAAIAYLKELGVTAVELLPVHQFVDDRSLVERGLRNYWGYNTLAYLAPDFRYSSSGVRGEQVREFKAMVKAMHAAGIEVILDVVYNHTCEGNHLGPTLSMKGVDNAVYYRLVGDQPRYYMDYTGCGNSLNMLHPRTLQLVMDSLRYWVQEMHVDGFRFDLASTLARGLYNGDRLSAFFDTIHQDPVLSQVKLIAEPWDIGPGGYQVGNFPVLWAEWNGKYRDTVRRYWKGDEAQVAELAYRLSGSSDLYQRNGRSPYASVNFITAHDGFTLRDLVSYNEKHNDANGEGNRDGESHNNSWNCGAEGETDDAGINALRARQQRNMLATLLLSQGVPMLVAGDEFSRSQGGNNNAYCQDNDVSWVHWDHAPEAADLLSFTKRLIQMRKAHPVLARRSFFQGRSIRGENVRDIEWYSLDGTQMGDGQWAEGYVRCLGMLLNGQLMDELDERGAAISDDVLIILLNAHYDPLPFTLPGAASGPRWELELDTSNPATSCEPIAPGGSYLLQGRSLAVLCQRGQEWAAVHGATPVQVDAVEPPTEVLQAAQDAQRTVVGNLMTIAAFWSPQLGNARDILIYLPPNYADDDRRYPVIYMHDGQNLFDDRTSYAGEWRVDETMQILSQQGVEAIVVGIPNVGERRMDEYSPFVDAHYGGGWGEQYVDFIADTLKSYIDQSFRTRPDREHTGIMGSSLGGLASLYAFFYRPEAFGFVGAMSPELWFADRAIFPMVETVSAPQGAIYLDVGTAEGEERGQDARRMRDLLAQKGYTPEQLRYVEAAGAEHSEDAWSSRLHDALLFLLSGR from the coding sequence ATGACAAGCATTTTGCCAGGCGACCCCTACCCGCTGGGCGCCACCTGGGATGGCCAGGGCGTGAACTTTGCGCTGTTCGCCGAGCACGCCACTGGCGTGGAGCTCTGTCTGTTCGACTCGCCCGAATCGCCCACCGAGACGGTCCGTATCCCGATCGGCTCGCAGACCGATCAGGTGTGGCATGTGTATGTACCCGGCATCGGCCCAGGCCAGCTGTACGGCTACCGCGTCTCCGGCCCCTACGATCCATTTCACGGCCTGCGCTTCAACCAGCACAAGCTGCTGGTCGACCCCTACGCCAAGGCGCTCACCGGCGATATCGCCTGGCACGACGCGGTGTTCGCCTACCCCATCGGCGCGCCCGAGGGCGACATGCTGCCCGACCAGCGCGAGAGCGCGCCGCACATGCCGCGCTGCGTGGTGGTCGACCCGGCCTTCGATTGGGGCAACGATGCCGCGCCGCGCACGCCGCTGCACGAGTCGATCATCTACGAGCTGCACGTCAAGGGCTTCACCAAGCTGCACCCCGAGGTGCCCGCCAACCTGCGCGGTACCTACGCCGGGCTGGGCCACGCCGCCGCCATCGCCTACCTGAAAGAGCTGGGCGTGACCGCCGTGGAGCTGCTGCCGGTCCATCAGTTCGTCGACGACCGCAGCCTCGTGGAGCGCGGCCTGCGCAACTACTGGGGCTACAACACCCTGGCCTACCTGGCCCCCGACTTCCGCTACAGCAGCAGCGGCGTGCGCGGCGAGCAGGTGCGCGAGTTCAAGGCCATGGTCAAGGCCATGCACGCCGCAGGCATCGAGGTCATTCTGGATGTGGTCTACAACCACACCTGCGAGGGCAACCACCTCGGCCCCACGCTCTCTATGAAAGGCGTGGACAACGCGGTCTACTACCGCCTGGTGGGCGACCAGCCGCGCTACTATATGGACTACACCGGCTGCGGCAACAGCCTGAACATGCTGCACCCGCGCACGCTCCAGCTGGTGATGGACAGCCTGCGCTACTGGGTGCAGGAGATGCACGTGGATGGTTTCCGCTTCGACCTGGCCTCCACGCTGGCGCGCGGCCTCTACAACGGCGATCGGCTTTCGGCCTTCTTCGATACCATCCACCAAGATCCGGTGCTCTCGCAGGTGAAGCTGATCGCCGAGCCGTGGGACATCGGGCCGGGCGGCTACCAGGTGGGCAACTTCCCAGTGCTGTGGGCCGAGTGGAACGGCAAGTACCGCGACACCGTGCGCCGCTACTGGAAGGGCGACGAGGCCCAGGTGGCCGAGCTTGCCTATCGGCTCAGCGGGTCAAGCGACCTCTACCAGCGCAACGGGCGCAGCCCCTACGCCAGCGTGAACTTCATCACCGCGCACGACGGCTTCACGCTGCGCGACCTGGTGAGCTACAACGAGAAGCACAACGATGCCAACGGCGAGGGCAACCGCGACGGCGAGAGCCACAACAACTCGTGGAACTGCGGGGCCGAGGGCGAGACCGACGACGCGGGTATCAATGCCCTGCGCGCCCGCCAGCAGCGCAACATGCTGGCCACCCTGCTGCTCTCGCAGGGCGTGCCCATGCTGGTGGCTGGGGACGAGTTCAGCCGCAGCCAGGGCGGCAACAACAACGCCTACTGCCAGGACAACGATGTCTCGTGGGTGCACTGGGACCACGCGCCCGAGGCCGCCGACTTGCTCAGCTTTACCAAGCGGCTCATCCAGATGCGCAAGGCCCACCCGGTGCTAGCCCGCCGCAGCTTCTTCCAGGGCCGCTCCATCCGTGGCGAGAACGTGCGCGATATCGAGTGGTACAGCCTGGATGGCACGCAGATGGGCGATGGCCAGTGGGCCGAGGGCTACGTGCGCTGCCTGGGCATGCTGCTCAATGGCCAGCTGATGGATGAGCTGGATGAGCGCGGCGCGGCGATCAGCGACGACGTGCTGATCATCCTGCTCAACGCCCACTATGATCCGCTGCCCTTCACTTTGCCGGGCGCGGCCAGCGGCCCCCGCTGGGAGCTGGAGCTAGACACATCCAACCCCGCCACATCCTGCGAGCCGATAGCCCCCGGCGGCAGCTACCTGCTCCAGGGGCGCTCGCTTGCGGTGCTGTGCCAGCGCGGCCAGGAGTGGGCCGCCGTGCATGGGGCCACCCCCGTGCAGGTCGACGCGGTGGAGCCGCCTACCGAGGTGCTCCAGGCCGCCCAGGACGCGCAGCGCACCGTGGTGGGCAACCTGATGACCATCGCGGCCTTCTGGAGCCCCCAGCTCGGCAACGCCCGCGACATCCTGATCTACCTCCCGCCCAACTACGCCGACGACGACCGCCGCTACCCGGTGATCTACATGCACGACGGCCAGAACCTTTTCGACGACCGCACCAGCTACGCGGGCGAGTGGCGGGTCGACGAGACCATGCAGATCCTCAGCCAGCAGGGCGTTGAGGCGATCGTAGTGGGCATCCCCAACGTGGGCGAGCGCCGCATGGATGAGTACAGCCCCTTCGTCGATGCCCACTACGGCGGCGGCTGGGGCGAGCAGTATGTCGATTTCATCGCCGATACGCTCAAGAGCTATATCGACCAGTCGTTCCGCACCCGCCCCGACCGCGAGCATACCGGAATCATGGGCTCCTCGCTGGGCGGGCTGGCCAGCCTGTACGCCTTCTTCTACCGCCCCGAGGCCTTCGGCTTCGTGGGTGCCATGAGCCCCGAGCTGTGGTTTGCCGACCGCGCGATCTTCCCTATGGTCGAGACCGTGTCCGCCCCGCAGGGCGCGATCTACTTGGATGTGGGCACCGCCGAGGGCGAGGAGCGTGGGCAGGATGCCCGCCGCATGCGCGATCTGCTGGCCCAGAAGGGCTACACGCCCGAGCAGCTGCGCTATGTGGAGGCCGCAGGTGCCGAGCACAGCGAGGACGCTTGGTCGTCGCGCCTGCACGACGCGCTGCTGTTTCTGCTGTCTGGTCGATAG
- a CDS encoding alpha/beta hydrolase: MSQTICTRNHVQILGYGSPPILFAHGFGCNQDTWRLLAPLFAPAHQIILFDYVGAGRSERQAYDARRYATLDGYAADVLEICDALELPSCIFVGHSISGMIGARASLQQPGRFQRLVMIGTSPCYVNEENYTGGFEQQAIEELLDLMERNYGGWANFMAPLAIKDPQRPDLAYEIEQTFNAADPAIARQFAEVTFMSDNRTMLGQITCPTLILQCLDDPIVPTSVAEYMHSHIAHSSLQQIHSIGHFPQLSNPQQTAQLIQAYLDSPLAVGVGSGIAP; the protein is encoded by the coding sequence ATGAGCCAGACTATCTGCACACGTAACCATGTCCAGATCCTTGGCTATGGGTCACCTCCTATTCTCTTCGCCCATGGGTTTGGCTGCAACCAGGACACCTGGCGGCTGCTTGCCCCGCTGTTCGCGCCCGCGCACCAGATCATCCTGTTCGACTATGTCGGCGCGGGCCGATCCGAACGCCAGGCCTATGACGCGCGGCGCTATGCGACGCTCGATGGCTATGCGGCCGATGTGCTGGAGATCTGCGATGCGCTCGAGCTGCCCTCGTGCATTTTTGTCGGCCATTCGATCAGCGGGATGATCGGCGCGCGCGCGTCCTTGCAGCAGCCAGGCCGCTTCCAGCGGCTGGTGATGATCGGCACCTCTCCATGTTATGTAAATGAAGAAAACTACACCGGCGGCTTCGAGCAGCAGGCCATCGAAGAGCTGCTCGACCTGATGGAGCGCAACTATGGCGGCTGGGCCAACTTCATGGCCCCGCTGGCGATCAAAGACCCGCAGCGCCCCGATCTGGCCTACGAGATCGAGCAGACCTTCAACGCCGCCGACCCAGCTATCGCGCGGCAGTTTGCCGAGGTCACGTTTATGAGCGATAATCGCACCATGCTGGGGCAGATCACATGCCCAACGCTCATCCTCCAATGCCTTGACGACCCAATCGTCCCCACGTCGGTGGCCGAATATATGCACAGCCACATCGCACACAGCTCCCTGCAGCAGATCCACTCAATCGGCCACTTCCCACAGCTCAGCAACCCCCAGCAGACTGCGCAGCTCATCCAGGCATACCTCGATTCACCATTAGCAGTAGGCGTAGGCAGTGGAATCGCTCCTTGA
- a CDS encoding PAS domain-containing protein, with protein MESLLDSAPCGFFVLSADGHVQYANATLHQMLRYPPGTLAGMPIEQLLTPGSRFYFQSYILPHLRLDGAVEEIYIRLHDSGGGDVPVLLNGVRQGDTADTISHCVVVIMRQRQEFEQALIQARRAAERAHEAERRARDEAERANQAKSSFLTTITHELRTPLNAIIGFTGTLLMRLPGPLTADQEKQLGIIQRSAHHLLAMIGDILDLAKAESGRIDLHLTTVACQSIIDDVLASLLPLASKKQIALFLQPSLPIAPIHSDERVLRQIIINLVNNAIKFTDQGSVQVLVQQQIADGQLRTAIRVIDSGIGIKPEDQQRLFQEFGRVNSPEVRSREGTGLGLRISQKLAELLGGHITLDSVYGVGSTFTLELCEPYSGAPLLPTSQKIPVS; from the coding sequence GTGGAATCGCTCCTTGACAGCGCGCCCTGCGGCTTCTTTGTGCTGTCTGCCGATGGGCATGTGCAGTATGCCAACGCCACACTCCACCAGATGCTGCGCTACCCCCCCGGCACGCTGGCGGGCATGCCGATCGAGCAGCTGCTCACACCTGGCAGCCGCTTCTACTTCCAGAGCTATATTCTGCCCCACCTGCGGCTCGACGGCGCGGTCGAGGAGATCTACATCCGCCTGCACGACAGCGGCGGCGGCGATGTGCCCGTGCTGCTCAACGGCGTGCGCCAGGGCGACACCGCCGACACGATCAGCCACTGCGTGGTGGTGATCATGCGCCAGCGCCAGGAGTTCGAGCAGGCGCTCATCCAGGCGCGGCGGGCCGCCGAGCGCGCCCACGAGGCCGAGCGCCGCGCCCGCGACGAGGCCGAGCGCGCCAACCAGGCCAAGAGCAGCTTCCTCACCACCATCACCCACGAGCTGCGCACCCCGCTCAACGCGATCATCGGCTTCACCGGCACGCTGCTGATGCGCCTGCCCGGCCCGCTGACCGCCGATCAGGAGAAGCAGCTCGGCATCATCCAGCGCAGCGCACACCACCTGCTGGCCATGATCGGCGATATCCTCGACCTCGCCAAGGCCGAGTCGGGCCGGATCGACCTGCATCTCACCACGGTCGCATGCCAGTCGATCATCGATGATGTGCTGGCCAGCCTGCTGCCGCTGGCCAGCAAAAAGCAGATCGCGCTCTTCCTCCAGCCCAGCCTGCCGATCGCCCCCATCCACAGCGACGAGCGCGTGCTGCGGCAGATCATCATCAACCTGGTCAACAACGCGATCAAGTTCACCGACCAAGGCAGCGTGCAGGTGCTGGTGCAGCAGCAGATCGCCGACGGCCAGCTCCGCACGGCCATCCGCGTGATCGACAGCGGCATCGGCATCAAGCCCGAAGACCAGCAGCGCCTGTTTCAGGAGTTCGGGCGGGTCAACTCGCCCGAGGTGCGCAGCCGCGAGGGCACCGGCCTGGGGCTGCGGATCTCGCAGAAGCTGGCCGAGCTGCTGGGCGGGCATATCACGCTCGACAGCGTCTATGGCGTGGGGAGCACCTTCACGCTTGAGCTGTGCGAGCCATATAGCGGCGCGCCGCTGCTCCCCACCAGCCAGAAAATCCCCGTCAGCTGA
- a CDS encoding VWA domain-containing protein has product MENHDILPRRQVLYWRLLASLFGPNEQAQNIERMTGEIAQELGMPEALLDTRMGIDTLLQRFPELDAQIDLQPKDDEQPEATLARALMLSKLLLNAFGPNTMGTPITAAQYAQWMQDVGHLERAMGLTPGALRGRGAGAGGGGASTGGGHGGFDLPLDELQRTLVAMDGDLIKRMALREVLQDNRLAAQLQPSMALLEQLLRDKAHLSGNALVNAKRLIQQYVDELAEVLRIQVEKAVSPKIDRSVPPKRVFRNLDLDRTLWKNLTNWNEQEQRLYVDRLYYRQTARKKLPTRMIVVVDQSGSMVDAMVQCTILASIFAGLPHVDVHLLAFDTVVLDLTPWVSDPFEVLMRTDLGGGTHINKALKQAAEKIEDPRRTSVVLISDFYEGGSDQELLNTILSLKQSGVHFIPVGSVTSSGYFSVSEWFRTRLKDHGMPILTGSPKKLIEELKKVVVL; this is encoded by the coding sequence ATGGAAAACCACGACATTCTGCCGCGCCGCCAGGTGCTCTACTGGCGGCTGCTGGCCAGCCTGTTCGGCCCCAACGAGCAGGCCCAGAACATCGAGCGCATGACCGGCGAGATCGCCCAGGAGCTGGGCATGCCCGAGGCGCTGCTCGACACGCGCATGGGCATCGACACGCTGCTGCAGCGCTTCCCCGAGCTGGATGCGCAGATCGATCTGCAGCCCAAGGATGACGAGCAGCCCGAGGCCACCCTGGCCCGCGCGCTGATGCTCTCTAAGCTGCTGCTGAATGCCTTCGGCCCCAACACCATGGGCACACCGATCACGGCGGCGCAGTACGCCCAGTGGATGCAGGACGTGGGCCACCTTGAGCGGGCCATGGGCCTCACCCCTGGTGCGCTGCGCGGGCGCGGTGCGGGCGCGGGCGGCGGCGGCGCTAGCACGGGCGGCGGCCACGGCGGCTTCGACCTGCCGCTCGACGAGCTGCAGCGCACCCTGGTGGCCATGGACGGCGACCTGATCAAGCGTATGGCCCTGCGCGAGGTGCTGCAGGACAACCGCCTAGCCGCCCAGCTCCAGCCTTCCATGGCCCTGCTAGAGCAGCTGCTGCGCGACAAGGCCCACCTCTCGGGCAACGCGCTGGTGAACGCCAAGCGCCTGATCCAGCAGTATGTGGACGAGCTGGCCGAGGTGCTGCGCATCCAGGTCGAAAAGGCCGTCTCGCCCAAGATCGACCGCTCGGTGCCGCCCAAGCGCGTGTTCCGCAACCTCGACCTCGACCGCACGCTCTGGAAAAACCTGACGAACTGGAACGAGCAGGAGCAGCGGCTCTACGTCGACCGGCTCTACTACCGCCAGACCGCCCGCAAGAAGCTGCCGACCCGCATGATCGTGGTGGTCGACCAGTCTGGCTCGATGGTGGATGCGATGGTGCAGTGCACCATCTTGGCCTCGATCTTCGCCGGGCTGCCGCATGTGGATGTGCACCTGCTGGCCTTCGACACCGTGGTGCTCGACCTAACGCCCTGGGTCAGCGACCCCTTCGAGGTGCTGATGCGCACCGACCTGGGCGGCGGCACCCACATCAACAAGGCGCTCAAGCAGGCCGCCGAAAAGATCGAAGACCCGCGCCGCACCTCGGTGGTGCTGATCAGCGACTTCTACGAGGGCGGCAGCGACCAAGAGCTGCTCAACACCATCCTGTCGCTGAAGCAGTCGGGCGTCCACTTCATACCGGTCGGCTCGGTCACCAGCTCGGGCTACTTCAGCGTCAGCGAGTGGTTCCGCACGCGGCTGAAAGATCACGGCATGCCCATCCTCACCGGCAGCCCCAAGAAACTGATCGAAGAACTGAAAAAAGTCGTCGTACTATAG
- a CDS encoding AAA family ATPase, which yields MSDTVLRLPAEAKYAEELAYLASVDKGQRPASWRLSPQMVRTFVLGSVPSDKLDRTIDQKWYGDASIVERAIVTLVSDRGLLLIGDPGTGKSWLAELLAAAICGNSTLVVQGTAGTTEDQIKYSWNVALVIAAGQSRDSMIPSPIMSAMQQGAIGRFEELTRCTSDVQDALISILSEKYVSIPELKSDNTVFATSGFNIIATANSRDRGVNDLSSALKRRFNFIHIPVVTNKKQEREIILFRTQELLQRQGFSSDVPPALLDVLLQTFSDLRESSSAAGSDDARLESSLSTAEQIGVLEDAILHSTYFGQKGLDARTLARSLVGTLVRRVPEDVSVMSKFWNSVVAKRSEQHKDEGEWKEFLAGGQDVMQSIRS from the coding sequence ATGAGCGATACCGTTCTCCGCCTGCCCGCCGAAGCCAAATACGCCGAGGAGCTCGCCTACCTCGCATCGGTCGACAAGGGCCAGCGCCCCGCCAGCTGGCGGCTCTCGCCCCAGATGGTGCGCACCTTCGTGCTGGGCAGCGTGCCCTCGGACAAGCTGGACCGCACCATCGACCAGAAGTGGTACGGCGACGCGTCGATCGTCGAGCGCGCCATCGTCACGCTGGTCTCCGACCGCGGCCTGCTGCTGATCGGCGACCCCGGCACCGGCAAAAGCTGGCTGGCCGAGCTACTGGCCGCCGCGATCTGCGGCAACTCCACGCTGGTGGTGCAGGGCACCGCAGGCACCACCGAGGATCAGATCAAGTACTCGTGGAACGTGGCGCTGGTGATCGCCGCCGGGCAGTCGCGCGACTCGATGATCCCATCCCCGATCATGAGCGCGATGCAGCAGGGCGCGATCGGGCGCTTCGAGGAGCTGACCCGCTGCACCAGCGATGTGCAGGACGCCCTGATCTCCATCCTCAGCGAGAAGTACGTGTCCATCCCCGAGCTGAAGAGCGACAACACCGTGTTCGCCACCTCGGGCTTCAACATCATCGCCACCGCCAACAGCCGCGACCGTGGCGTGAACGACCTCTCCAGCGCGCTGAAGCGGCGCTTCAACTTCATCCACATCCCGGTTGTCACCAACAAGAAGCAGGAGCGCGAGATCATCCTGTTCCGCACCCAGGAGCTGCTCCAGCGCCAGGGCTTCAGCAGCGATGTGCCGCCCGCGCTGCTGGATGTGCTGCTGCAGACCTTCTCGGACCTGCGCGAGAGCAGCAGCGCCGCCGGGTCGGACGACGCGCGGCTTGAGTCCTCGCTCTCCACCGCCGAGCAGATCGGCGTGCTGGAGGATGCCATCCTGCACTCGACCTACTTTGGCCAGAAAGGGCTGGACGCCCGCACCCTGGCGCGCTCGCTGGTGGGCACCCTGGTGCGCCGCGTGCCCGAGGATGTGTCGGTGATGAGCAAGTTCTGGAACAGCGTGGTGGCCAAACGCAGCGAGCAGCACAAGGACGAGGGCGAGTGGAAGGAGTTTCTGGCCGGTGGGCAGGACGTCATGCAGTCCATCCGGTCGTAG